The DNA segment ATGGACACAGGGTTATGGGGCCCGGACCTTTTGATGTTCCTGAAGCCTCAGCATATCTTGATATTATCAAGAACAAGTGTTCAGTAATTATTTCCCCTGAGGAAAGAGCCGACTTTGTCCGTGATGAAGGTAACAGGCTGGCATCCGAACTTGGCGGAGCTGTTGTATGGAAGGAAAGCCTTCTTGATGAAGTCAGCAACCTTGTAGAACTTCCTCGGCCGATAATAGGTCATTTTGATGAATCTTTTCTAGAGCTTCCTGCTGAGGTCCTTCTGACAAGTATGGAAAGTCATCAGAAATGTTTCGGAATCCAGAAAGAAGATGGAAAGCTTCTGGCGCATTTTCTCTGTACTTTGAATCTTGAGCCTAAAGATTATGACTTGGTCCGCAAGGGATGGGAAAAAGTACTTCGAGCCAGACTTGAAGATGCAAGATTTTTCTGGGCAAAAGATTTGGCTACAGACTTTCAGGTTTGGCTTGATAAACTTGAGCATGTTGTTTTCCTTGGTCCTTTAGGTTCAATGGGTGACAAATCAAGAAGAATTGAGAAGCTTGGAGCGAAAATCGCAGCTAAGGTTGAACCAGATCTTCAGACTGAAATGGCCCGTGCAGGTCGTATTGCAAAGGCAGACCTTGTCTCTGAGATGGTTAACGAGTTTGATAGCCTGCAGGGTAAAATGGGTGGCATTTATGCCGAAAAGAAAGGCGAGGAAGATGTTGTTTGTAAAGCCGTTTATGAACATTACCTCCCCGCTGGAGCAGAAACGCCTGTTCCGTCCTCCATTGGCGGAGCGATAATCTCAATTGCTGATAAAGCGGATACTCTTGTAGGTTGTTTCGGACTGAACAAAATTCCTACCGGCGCAAATGATACCTATGCCCTCAGACGTGCTGCTCTGGGTATAATACGGATTCTTTTGAATTTTGAATTTCAGGTTGATGTAAATATACTTTTTGAATTGGCATGGGATGCATATTCTAAAGATATTAAATGGAAACTGTCTAAATCTGAAACTCTGGCAAAATTGAATGATTTTATCGCCAATAGACTGCGGTCATACTTCACAGGTCAGGGATTTAAAACCCGTGTTGTTGATGCTGCTCTTGGTGCAGGCTTCTCTGATATGTCATCACTAAAAGCCCGTATAGAAGCGTTATCTGATTTCAGCAAAGAGGATGATTTTGAGCAGGCAGTGCTTACTTTTAAAAGAGCTGCAAATATTATCCGTAAGCAGGGTTCAGAAGAGGGTCTTGTGCTGACTGGTGGTTTTGATATGGACAGTCTTGTTGAACCTCAGGAAAAAGCTTTGGCAGAAAAAATTGATGACACCTCAGAAAGATTTAATTCCTTATGGGAACAGAACAATTTTGCCAGCCTTCTTGGTGTTCTTGGAGAGTTGAGACCATACGTTGATGATTTCTTTGATCATGTTATGGTTATCTGTGATGATGAGGGTCTCAAAATGAATAGATTAAATTTGCTG comes from the Maridesulfovibrio bastinii DSM 16055 genome and includes:
- the glyS gene encoding glycine--tRNA ligase subunit beta, whose product is MADFILEIGIEEMPARFVPRLGEDIEKIFRTLLTDKMIGFEDVKTYATPRRLSVLVAGMDAAQKKVEEEVSGPPARIAYDADGKPTKACEGFARSQGISLDDIYTINTDKGEYLAAKKTIGGSNTVDILPEICLNAISSLSFPKKMKWGSLDFHFGRPLRWLLCLFGDTVVEFELAGMKSGRLTYGHRVMGPGPFDVPEASAYLDIIKNKCSVIISPEERADFVRDEGNRLASELGGAVVWKESLLDEVSNLVELPRPIIGHFDESFLELPAEVLLTSMESHQKCFGIQKEDGKLLAHFLCTLNLEPKDYDLVRKGWEKVLRARLEDARFFWAKDLATDFQVWLDKLEHVVFLGPLGSMGDKSRRIEKLGAKIAAKVEPDLQTEMARAGRIAKADLVSEMVNEFDSLQGKMGGIYAEKKGEEDVVCKAVYEHYLPAGAETPVPSSIGGAIISIADKADTLVGCFGLNKIPTGANDTYALRRAALGIIRILLNFEFQVDVNILFELAWDAYSKDIKWKLSKSETLAKLNDFIANRLRSYFTGQGFKTRVVDAALGAGFSDMSSLKARIEALSDFSKEDDFEQAVLTFKRAANIIRKQGSEEGLVLTGGFDMDSLVEPQEKALAEKIDDTSERFNSLWEQNNFASLLGVLGELRPYVDDFFDHVMVICDDEGLKMNRLNLLKALVDRLSRLADFSALQV